One Loxodonta africana isolate mLoxAfr1 chromosome 15, mLoxAfr1.hap2, whole genome shotgun sequence genomic window carries:
- the LOC100677773 gene encoding olfactory receptor 8D2-like → MTTSNVSSVTEFILEGLTNLPELQLPLFLLFLGIYVVTVVANLGMIILIAISSQLHSPMYYFLSHLSFIDLCYSSVITPKMLVNFVSEKNVISFLECMAQLYFFLSFAVAEGYLLTAMAYDRYVAICSPLLYNTIMSHRVCSIMMGVVYSLGLFVATVHTMHVSILSFCGSRIVSHYFCDIIPLLTLSCSSTHIDEILLFIIGGINALAPTLAILISYAFILSSIPRICSTEGQSKAFVTCSSHLIAVGIFFGSITFMYFKPPSSNTMEQEKVSSVFYTTVIPMLNPLIYSLRNKDVKSALRKVVGGR, encoded by the coding sequence ATGACAACTTCCAATGTTTCTTCAGTGACTGAGTTTATCCTTGAAGGGTTAACAAATCTCCCAGAGCTCCAACTGCCGCTTTTCCTCTTGTTCCTTGGAATATATGTGGTCACAGTGGTGGCAAACCTGGGCATGATCATTTTAATTGCTATCAGTTCTCAACTTCACTCTCCAATGTATTATTTTCTCAGTCATTTGTCATTCATTGATCTCTGTTACTCCTCTGTCATTACCCCTAAGATGCTAGTGAACTTCGTGTCAGAAAAGAATGTCATCTCCTTTCTGGAGTGCATGGCTcagctttattttttccttagttttgcaGTTGCAGAAGGCTACCTTCTGACAGCCATGGCATATGACCGCTATGTTGCTATCTGTAGCCCACTGCTTTACAATACCATCATGTCCCATAGGGTCTGTTCCATAATGATGGGCGTGGTATATTCGCTGGGTTTGTTTGTGGCCACAGTCCATACCATGCACGTGTCAATATTGTCCTTCTGTGGGTCTCGTATTGTCAGCCACTATTTTTGTGATATTATCCCTTTGTTGACTCTCTCTTGCTCCAGTACCCACATCGATGAGATTCTGCTATTTATTATTGGAGGCATTAATGCCTTAGCACCTACCCTGGCAATTCTCATCTCTTATGCTTTCATTCTTTCCAGTATCCCTCGTATTTGCTCCACTGAAGGCCAGTCCAAAGCCTTTGTCACTTGCAGCTCCCATCTCATCGCAGTGGGAATATTTTTTGGGTCTATAACATTCATGTATTTCAAGCCTCCTTCTAGCAATACTATGGAACAGGAGAAAGTATCCTCAGTATTTTACACCACAGTGATtcccatgttgaatcccttgatctaTAGCCTGAGGAACAAGGATGTAAAGAGCGCACTGAGGAAGGTGGTTGGGGGCAGGTAG